The Gordonibacter urolithinfaciens genome contains a region encoding:
- the ligD gene encoding DNA ligase D — protein sequence MPAKLSAYNEKRDFNRTAEPEGEPGEPAERLRFLVQHHLARRDHYDLRLEWDGVLLSWAVPKGPSYNPHDKRLAVHVEDHPLEYRNFEGTIPQGEYGGGTVMLWDEGFWEPLGDVDAGLRDGELKFALDGRRLKGAWVLVRLKPKPGEHGDNWLLIKEKDGHVQAEPGIAGYDTSVRTGRTMDEIASGGDGRLARNPFERADVELAKLVASAPKGDGWLYEVKYDGYRMLAFVEENRARLVSRNGKDYTGHFPAIADELADWSAGRAFVLDGEVAMIDANGRTDFQALQNFLRNPDGPQPAYLVFDLLALDGADLRDRSLLERKEALEQLLEGAPADVRYSSHVRGHGEDSLRAACELRLEGVVGKRADAPYRGVRNGDWIKLKCDHRQEFVVGGYTRSEKNRTGVSSLLLGAYDGGGLCYVGRVGSGLGAAEAHELEEAFEGLQRADAPFENPPKPRPHEQAAWLEPKLVAEVRFAEWTQDGLLRHPSYLGLRADKDPRAVRREEPDEDGPADDDARPSPATAAADGVEPAAARQQAASPQAAASPSAWPSSDPHSPDRLEHPMVTASRKSGLVIDGVTVTNPDKVMFGESGITKEQMVRYYAQVAERMLPYVGGRVLSIVRCPRGVGSACFFKKHPGPGSSGIVTIDVPASDGGTEEYFYLESAAGLVSEAQMDTMEFHVWGSRVDELEHPDTMVFDLDPDKGLDLEQVRRGVRDLKGLLDELSLTSFLKTSGGKGYHVVVPFEPASSWDAFRQFARRMAQVMAEKWPDRYTSNVRLAKRNGKIFIDWMRNGRGATSVAPYSLRARSGAPVSAPLAWDELDTVAPDAIHLEAALARAAAPDPWKGYFDVDQGLG from the coding sequence GTGCCCGCGAAGCTGAGCGCCTACAACGAGAAGCGCGATTTCAACCGAACCGCCGAGCCGGAAGGCGAGCCCGGCGAGCCCGCGGAGCGCCTGCGGTTCCTCGTGCAGCACCACCTGGCCCGCCGCGACCATTACGATCTGCGCCTGGAATGGGACGGCGTGCTGCTGAGCTGGGCGGTGCCCAAGGGGCCCTCGTACAACCCGCACGACAAGCGGCTTGCCGTGCACGTGGAGGACCATCCGCTGGAGTACCGCAACTTCGAGGGAACCATCCCGCAGGGCGAGTACGGCGGCGGCACGGTGATGCTCTGGGACGAGGGGTTCTGGGAGCCGCTCGGCGACGTCGACGCGGGCCTGCGCGACGGCGAGTTGAAGTTCGCGCTGGACGGCCGGCGCCTCAAAGGCGCCTGGGTGCTCGTGCGGCTGAAGCCCAAGCCGGGGGAGCATGGAGACAACTGGCTCCTCATCAAGGAGAAGGACGGGCACGTGCAGGCCGAACCCGGCATCGCCGGCTATGACACGAGCGTGCGCACGGGCCGCACCATGGACGAGATAGCGTCCGGCGGCGACGGGCGGCTCGCGCGCAACCCCTTCGAACGGGCCGACGTGGAGCTGGCGAAGCTCGTGGCCTCGGCGCCGAAGGGCGACGGGTGGTTGTACGAGGTGAAATACGACGGCTACCGCATGCTCGCGTTCGTGGAGGAGAACCGCGCGCGTCTGGTCAGCCGCAACGGCAAGGACTACACCGGGCATTTCCCCGCCATCGCCGACGAGCTTGCCGACTGGTCCGCCGGCCGCGCGTTCGTGCTGGACGGCGAGGTGGCGATGATCGACGCGAACGGTCGCACCGACTTCCAGGCCCTGCAGAACTTCCTGCGCAACCCCGACGGCCCGCAGCCTGCCTACCTCGTGTTCGACCTGCTGGCGCTTGACGGTGCTGACCTGCGGGACCGCTCCCTGCTGGAGCGCAAGGAGGCGCTCGAGCAGCTGCTGGAAGGCGCGCCCGCCGACGTACGCTACAGCAGCCACGTGCGCGGGCACGGCGAGGACAGCCTGCGCGCCGCCTGCGAGCTGCGCCTCGAGGGCGTGGTGGGCAAGCGCGCCGACGCGCCCTACCGCGGCGTGCGCAACGGCGATTGGATCAAGCTGAAGTGCGACCATCGCCAGGAATTCGTCGTCGGCGGCTACACGCGTTCCGAGAAGAACCGCACGGGCGTAAGCTCGCTGCTGCTGGGCGCTTACGACGGCGGCGGGCTCTGCTACGTCGGCCGCGTGGGATCGGGCCTGGGAGCAGCCGAGGCACACGAGCTGGAGGAGGCCTTCGAGGGGTTGCAGCGCGCCGACGCGCCGTTCGAGAACCCGCCGAAGCCGCGACCGCACGAGCAGGCGGCCTGGCTCGAGCCGAAGCTGGTAGCCGAGGTCAGATTCGCCGAATGGACGCAGGACGGGCTCTTGCGCCACCCCAGCTACCTGGGCCTGCGCGCCGACAAGGATCCGCGCGCCGTGCGGCGCGAGGAACCGGACGAGGACGGGCCCGCCGACGATGACGCGAGGCCCTCCCCTGCCACGGCGGCCGCGGACGGCGTGGAGCCGGCAGCCGCCCGCCAACAGGCGGCATCCCCGCAAGCGGCGGCGAGCCCTTCCGCGTGGCCGTCGTCCGATCCGCACTCCCCCGACCGATTGGAGCATCCCATGGTTACCGCGAGCAGGAAAAGCGGCCTCGTCATCGACGGCGTGACCGTCACGAACCCCGACAAGGTGATGTTCGGCGAGAGCGGCATCACGAAGGAGCAGATGGTCAGGTACTACGCGCAGGTTGCCGAGCGCATGCTGCCCTACGTGGGCGGCCGCGTCCTGAGCATCGTGCGCTGCCCGCGCGGCGTGGGCTCGGCCTGCTTCTTCAAGAAGCACCCGGGTCCCGGCAGCTCCGGGATAGTCACCATCGACGTCCCTGCAAGCGACGGCGGGACGGAGGAGTACTTCTACCTGGAGAGCGCCGCGGGGCTCGTGTCCGAGGCGCAGATGGACACCATGGAGTTCCACGTGTGGGGCAGCCGGGTGGACGAGCTCGAGCACCCCGACACGATGGTGTTCGACCTCGATCCCGACAAGGGCCTCGACCTCGAGCAGGTGCGCCGCGGCGTGCGCGACCTTAAGGGCCTCCTGGACGAATTGTCGCTCACGTCGTTCCTGAAGACGAGCGGGGGCAAGGGCTACCATGTGGTGGTGCCGTTCGAGCCCGCCTCGTCCTGGGACGCGTTCCGCCAGTTCGCGCGCCGCATGGCGCAGGTGATGGCCGAGAAGTGGCCCGACCGCTACACCAGCAACGTGCGCCTGGCCAAGCGCAACGGCAAGATATTCATCGACTGGATGCGCAACGGCCGCGGCGCCACGAGCGTGGCCCCCTACTCCCTGCGCGCGAGGTCGGGTGCGCCCGTGTCGGCCCCCCTCGCCTGGGACGAGCTGGACACGGTAGCCCCCGACGCCATCCACCTGGAAGCCGCCCTCGCACGCGCCGCCGCCCCCGACCCCTGGAAGGGCTACTTCGACGTGGACCAGGGGCTGGGGTGA
- a CDS encoding DUF4256 domain-containing protein, which translates to MQVLESRFAQHPERHPGVDWDNVRARLEVQPGKLRVLQGMENTAGEPDVVDVDERTGGLVFFDCSPESPIGRRNLCFDDAALAARKRNKPRGSAMGEAERLGIELLTEGQYALLQSRGEFDQKTSSWLATPKDVRQRGGALFGDRRFGRTFVYHNGAESYYAVRGFRGRLCV; encoded by the coding sequence ATGCAGGTGTTGGAGAGCCGGTTCGCGCAGCATCCCGAGCGGCATCCAGGCGTCGACTGGGATAACGTGCGGGCTCGCCTGGAGGTGCAGCCAGGGAAGCTGCGCGTGTTGCAGGGTATGGAGAACACCGCCGGCGAACCCGATGTCGTCGATGTCGACGAGCGTACGGGAGGGCTCGTCTTCTTCGACTGCTCGCCCGAGAGCCCGATCGGTCGGCGCAACCTCTGCTTCGACGATGCGGCCCTTGCTGCGCGCAAGCGGAACAAGCCGCGCGGCAGTGCCATGGGCGAAGCCGAGCGGCTGGGCATCGAGCTTCTGACGGAGGGCCAGTACGCCCTGCTGCAGAGCCGCGGCGAGTTCGACCAGAAGACGTCAAGCTGGCTTGCCACGCCAAAGGACGTGCGACAGCGCGGCGGCGCCCTCTTCGGCGACCGGCGGTTCGGTCGCACGTTCGTCTACCACAACGGCGCCGAGTCGTACTACGCCGTCCGCGGCTTCCGTGGCCGCCTGTGCGTTTGA
- the rdgB gene encoding RdgB/HAM1 family non-canonical purine NTP pyrophosphatase, whose protein sequence is MKTVVLATNNAHKVAEIATALDFPGWEFRTLRELGIESDPAEDADTFEGNARIKARAAHEASGGLAALADDSGLVVDALDGAPGVHSARYAGEPCDDAANNAKLLAELSDVPDAERTARFASTLVFVDEDGSEIVAEGAVEGRIGHEGRGSEGFGYDPLFLPDVFGGARTLAEVDRDEKNAVSHRGNALRQLRAKLEEAGGANA, encoded by the coding sequence ATGAAGACGGTGGTGCTGGCCACGAACAACGCCCACAAGGTGGCGGAGATCGCCACGGCGCTGGACTTCCCGGGTTGGGAGTTCCGCACGCTGCGCGAGCTGGGCATCGAGTCCGACCCGGCGGAGGACGCCGACACGTTCGAGGGCAACGCGCGCATCAAGGCCCGCGCGGCGCACGAGGCCTCCGGCGGGCTCGCGGCGCTGGCTGACGACTCCGGCCTGGTGGTGGACGCGCTCGACGGCGCACCCGGCGTGCACTCGGCCCGCTATGCCGGCGAGCCGTGCGACGACGCCGCGAACAACGCCAAGCTGCTCGCGGAGCTGTCCGACGTGCCGGACGCCGAGCGCACCGCCCGCTTCGCAAGCACGCTCGTGTTCGTGGACGAGGACGGCTCGGAGATCGTGGCGGAGGGTGCGGTCGAGGGCCGCATCGGGCACGAGGGACGGGGAAGCGAGGGCTTCGGCTACGACCCGCTGTTCCTGCCGGACGTGTTCGGCGGCGCCCGCACGCTCGCCGAGGTCGACCGCGACGAGAAGAACGCCGTGTCCCACCGCGGCAACGCCCTGCGCCAATTGCGAGCGAAGCTCGAGGAAGCCGGCGGCGCCAACGCCTAG
- the murI gene encoding glutamate racemase — MDDMQTTFPVSGATAVPSSAPEPTAPAPTFDDAPIGVFDSGFGGLTVARELAKALPRESIVYLGDSARCPYGPRTLQEVDGFVQQIGGWLVDRGVKMVVIACNTATAAGLAHAQRTFPVPVIGVVEPGARAAAHATRNNRVGVVATKATVESNAYTLAIRHLDAGITVFSTATPRFVEIAEQGIRMAEGPLENYTSLASKVYIRPAFEEIAREYLEPLRRAGVDTLVLGCTHFPLLKALIGGVMGREVTLISSSTEAARDVAEILARRGAYARVDHEARYEFYTTGDDLEEFRGFGSRVFREPIDTVAHVDLA; from the coding sequence ATGGACGACATGCAGACAACCTTCCCGGTATCCGGCGCAACCGCGGTGCCATCCTCGGCCCCGGAACCCACGGCGCCCGCGCCCACCTTCGACGACGCGCCCATCGGCGTGTTCGACTCCGGGTTCGGCGGCCTCACCGTGGCGCGCGAGCTGGCGAAGGCGCTTCCGCGGGAATCCATCGTGTACCTGGGCGATTCTGCGCGGTGCCCCTACGGGCCGCGCACGCTGCAGGAGGTAGACGGCTTCGTGCAGCAGATCGGCGGCTGGCTGGTGGACCGCGGTGTGAAGATGGTGGTCATCGCCTGCAATACGGCCACGGCGGCCGGGTTGGCGCACGCGCAGAGGACGTTCCCCGTGCCGGTCATCGGCGTGGTGGAGCCGGGCGCGCGGGCGGCGGCGCACGCCACGAGGAACAACCGCGTGGGCGTTGTGGCCACGAAGGCCACGGTGGAGTCGAACGCGTACACGTTGGCCATCCGGCACCTGGACGCCGGCATCACCGTGTTCTCCACGGCCACGCCGCGCTTCGTTGAGATTGCCGAGCAGGGCATCCGCATGGCGGAAGGGCCGCTGGAGAACTATACGTCGCTCGCGTCGAAGGTGTACATCCGCCCGGCGTTCGAGGAGATCGCGCGCGAGTACCTGGAGCCGCTGCGGCGCGCGGGCGTGGACACGCTCGTGCTGGGCTGCACGCATTTCCCGCTGCTCAAGGCGCTGATCGGCGGGGTTATGGGGCGCGAGGTCACGCTCATCTCGTCGTCGACGGAGGCAGCGCGCGACGTGGCCGAGATCCTGGCCCGCCGCGGCGCCTATGCGCGCGTCGACCACGAGGCGCGCTACGAGTTCTACACGACGGGCGACGACCTGGAGGAGTTCCGCGGCTTCGGAAGCCGCGTGTTCCGCGAGCCTATCGACACGGTGGCGCACGTCGACCTGGCTTGA
- a CDS encoding flavodoxin family protein — MKVLLINGSPNEERCTHTALAEVAGALEAEGVETEIAWIGREPVRGCLGCGGCAKRGDARCIFDDDVVNGLIAKAEAADGLVVGTPVYYAGANGALLAILDRMFYAASARLRFKPAAAVASARRAGTTPAIDQVNKYFQISCMPVVSSNYWPMVHGKTADDVAQDAEGLQIMRVLGRNMAWLLKATAQVPAPEVEPKVMTNFIR; from the coding sequence ATGAAAGTCCTGCTGATCAACGGAAGTCCGAACGAGGAACGCTGCACGCACACCGCACTGGCCGAGGTAGCCGGCGCGCTCGAGGCCGAGGGCGTGGAAACCGAGATCGCCTGGATCGGCCGCGAGCCCGTGCGCGGGTGCCTCGGCTGCGGCGGCTGCGCCAAGCGCGGCGACGCCCGCTGCATCTTCGACGACGATGTGGTGAACGGACTCATAGCGAAGGCCGAGGCCGCCGACGGCCTGGTGGTGGGCACGCCCGTCTACTACGCCGGCGCGAACGGCGCCCTGCTGGCCATCCTCGACCGCATGTTCTACGCCGCGAGCGCGCGGTTGCGCTTCAAGCCCGCGGCCGCCGTCGCCTCCGCCCGCCGCGCCGGCACGACGCCCGCCATCGACCAGGTGAACAAGTACTTCCAGATCAGCTGTATGCCGGTGGTCTCGTCGAACTACTGGCCCATGGTCCACGGCAAGACCGCCGACGACGTGGCGCAGGACGCCGAGGGCCTGCAGATCATGCGCGTTTTGGGCAGGAACATGGCCTGGCTGCTGAAGGCCACAGCCCAGGTGCCGGCCCCCGAAGTGGAGCCCAAGGTAATGACGAACTTCATCAGGTAA
- a CDS encoding type II toxin-antitoxin system RelE/ParE family toxin: protein MAYDVVWSLSAEQGRDRIVEYLLYDLTSLQASSLVLYELDKMTDLLSDKPEFFALSAEPRLARMGYRKYLFMRYMALHRVEDHTVKVGRIFYTAQNHARLV from the coding sequence ATGGCCTATGACGTAGTTTGGTCGCTCTCGGCTGAACAGGGCAGAGATAGGATAGTAGAGTATCTGCTCTATGATCTGACCTCACTCCAAGCTTCAAGTCTTGTGCTCTATGAGCTTGATAAAATGACCGATCTACTTAGTGATAAGCCGGAGTTCTTCGCCCTATCGGCCGAACCTCGGCTTGCACGCATGGGATATCGCAAATACCTGTTCATGAGGTATATGGCGCTTCACCGTGTGGAGGATCACACGGTGAAGGTTGGCCGCATTTTCTATACAGCGCAGAATCACGCCCGGCTCGTGTAG
- a CDS encoding type II toxin-antitoxin system prevent-host-death family antitoxin, with the protein MKNTATFSKLVESSPDPVIVTRNGRESFAVMTVEELDALRLEAARAQLYRDVDEAEDDFAHGRMTEASESQRRARERYGL; encoded by the coding sequence TTGAAGAATACGGCGACGTTTTCCAAGCTTGTCGAGAGTTCGCCGGATCCGGTTATCGTTACGAGGAACGGTCGGGAGTCTTTTGCCGTCATGACGGTAGAGGAGTTGGATGCGCTTCGCCTGGAAGCTGCTCGCGCTCAGTTGTATCGGGACGTGGACGAAGCCGAGGATGATTTCGCCCACGGCCGGATGACGGAGGCGAGCGAGTCACAAAGAAGGGCGCGCGAGCGTTATGGCCTATGA
- a CDS encoding nucleotidyl transferase AbiEii/AbiGii toxin family protein yields the protein MAFESAEQFDRAAKKSVKESGRDPGTAYREMLRDRFLCRVFGGADGKFVLKGGSGLLARIPDARATKDIDFATSSRESAETALQALNALAARDLGDFCSFRLTDSEESLDENGYSRLLKLRYASFIGDEEKDPILIDLSLDCSTTLPPELVSPANRVRIEGVETCDYLAYPLPDQLADKLCAIMELQPGGWPSSRMKDLVDVVTYATHEGFSLRQLATAIESECGKRGMAVPKRFEAPSIWRPRFADFAKRNGVSRDFATFDAAVKLAAGFFDPALSESAAGDAEWSCTDLGWRRTS from the coding sequence ATGGCTTTCGAAAGTGCGGAGCAGTTCGACCGGGCCGCGAAGAAATCCGTCAAGGAGTCGGGGCGCGACCCCGGGACGGCGTATCGGGAGATGCTGAGGGATCGTTTCCTCTGCCGCGTGTTCGGTGGCGCCGACGGCAAGTTTGTTCTGAAGGGTGGAAGCGGCCTGCTCGCGCGCATCCCCGACGCCCGGGCGACGAAGGACATCGACTTCGCGACGAGCTCGCGGGAGAGCGCCGAGACAGCCCTTCAGGCGCTGAACGCCCTCGCCGCAAGGGATTTGGGCGACTTCTGCTCCTTCAGGCTCACGGACAGCGAAGAGTCCCTCGACGAGAACGGCTATTCGCGCCTGCTCAAGCTGCGGTACGCAAGCTTCATCGGCGACGAGGAGAAAGACCCCATCCTCATCGACCTCTCGCTCGACTGCTCGACCACCTTGCCGCCGGAGCTCGTCTCCCCGGCCAATCGCGTGAGGATCGAAGGCGTCGAGACGTGCGACTATCTCGCCTATCCTTTGCCCGACCAGCTCGCCGACAAGCTGTGCGCCATCATGGAGCTGCAGCCTGGAGGCTGGCCGTCGTCGAGGATGAAAGACCTCGTCGACGTGGTGACCTACGCGACCCATGAGGGCTTCTCCCTACGTCAGCTTGCAACCGCCATCGAGAGCGAATGCGGGAAGAGGGGCATGGCGGTTCCCAAACGCTTCGAGGCTCCTTCGATCTGGCGGCCGCGCTTCGCTGATTTCGCGAAACGAAACGGCGTTTCTCGGGATTTCGCGACGTTCGACGCGGCGGTGAAGCTGGCGGCTGGGTTCTTCGATCCCGCTCTCTCCGAGAGCGCTGCAGGAGATGCCGAATGGAGCTGCACCGATCTTGGGTGGAGGCGGACATCGTAG
- a CDS encoding type IV toxin-antitoxin system AbiEi family antitoxin domain-containing protein: MEAIKKLNGISAYQKGLFTSRQAKRLGVERYVLSRLEKGGSVERVARGVYRMGGAPSLREEEVLAAWLSLDPGREPGAPTDSARVPIAMGATAAWLQQLGEVGPEPLEFCTAERKQTQRDGLTVRKRAIDDEDVVYASGVPATSPARTVLDLIDCGEDLSLVASVLRDALGKGLVADVRRLADEVDLRGKKAGIPKGESLYKLMAEGG, from the coding sequence ATGGAAGCAATAAAGAAGCTCAACGGCATCTCGGCTTACCAGAAGGGCTTGTTCACCTCCCGACAGGCGAAAAGGCTGGGCGTGGAGCGCTACGTCCTCTCGCGCCTCGAGAAGGGCGGCTCCGTCGAGCGGGTGGCCAGGGGCGTGTACCGCATGGGCGGCGCGCCGAGCCTGCGCGAGGAAGAGGTCCTCGCCGCCTGGCTCTCGCTCGATCCCGGGCGCGAGCCGGGGGCTCCGACGGACTCAGCCCGCGTTCCCATCGCAATGGGCGCGACCGCGGCGTGGCTGCAGCAGCTCGGGGAGGTCGGCCCCGAGCCGCTTGAGTTCTGCACGGCCGAGAGGAAGCAGACGCAGCGCGACGGCCTCACGGTGCGGAAAAGGGCCATCGACGACGAAGACGTGGTCTACGCGAGCGGCGTCCCGGCCACGTCGCCTGCACGTACCGTGCTCGACCTGATCGATTGCGGCGAGGACCTGAGCCTCGTGGCGAGCGTGCTGCGAGACGCCCTCGGAAAGGGCCTCGTCGCCGATGTGCGAAGGCTCGCAGACGAGGTCGACTTGCGAGGCAAGAAGGCTGGGATCCCCAAAGGCGAGAGTCTTTACAAGCTGATGGCGGAAGGCGGGTAG
- a CDS encoding SDR family oxidoreductase — protein MTSKGACIVTGASQGIGRATAIALAAKREYSSVILVSRNLEKLEETRALAGNPDNMFAVPFDLEELEGIPAMVSSVVEDHGDVDLLVNVSGYADPKPLFETDARSLEKTFRVNVFALTLMCREVAKNMRGHRHGKIVNIASTAGSTPRPGWISYSSSKAAVISVSQTLTAELAEYGIKVYCVSPGRCATDLRRKLAPEEDPATIMQPEHVAEIIANLSGDSGNALDGQDIVVRYQPRA, from the coding sequence ATGACTAGCAAAGGGGCCTGCATCGTCACTGGGGCGAGCCAGGGGATAGGCCGGGCAACCGCGATAGCTCTGGCGGCCAAGCGGGAATACTCGTCGGTCATTCTGGTATCGAGAAACCTAGAGAAGCTGGAGGAGACCAGAGCCCTGGCGGGCAACCCCGACAATATGTTCGCGGTTCCGTTTGATCTGGAGGAGTTGGAGGGAATTCCTGCGATGGTCTCCTCCGTCGTGGAGGATCATGGGGACGTTGACCTTCTGGTGAACGTCTCGGGCTATGCGGATCCGAAGCCCCTTTTCGAGACGGATGCCCGCTCGCTGGAGAAAACCTTCCGAGTGAACGTCTTCGCCCTTACCCTGATGTGCCGGGAGGTCGCCAAGAACATGCGCGGCCATCGACATGGCAAGATCGTAAACATCGCATCTACCGCAGGCAGCACTCCGCGTCCGGGGTGGATTTCCTACTCGTCGTCGAAAGCGGCGGTCATCTCCGTCTCCCAAACCCTGACTGCCGAGCTTGCAGAATACGGAATTAAGGTGTACTGCGTGTCTCCGGGACGATGTGCGACGGATCTGCGCAGGAAGCTTGCGCCGGAAGAGGATCCTGCAACCATTATGCAACCCGAGCATGTCGCGGAGATAATCGCTAATCTGAGCGGAGATTCAGGGAATGCATTGGATGGGCAGGATATTGTCGTTCGCTATCAGCCAAGGGCCTGA
- the ispD gene encoding 2-C-methyl-D-erythritol 4-phosphate cytidylyltransferase — MKDKIGLILLAGGVGRRTQRKVPKQLLLVGGKPMLVHSLEKIEDIPQIASVVIPCADEAIEKTRYVLDAWGYDGAKYRIVEGGATRHESVSGGLSSLSGCDYVIIHEAARPFAAKADFLRLVEIEDRNATLGVPIPFTVAEVDKTGNLSGALDRSALVNVQLPQIFEYATLAAAHEKAAQAGRQYTEDASLLHDQLGVAVRIVEGSATNIKITYPSDLVIAESIYRSFVIGGADD; from the coding sequence ATGAAGGACAAGATCGGCCTCATATTGCTCGCGGGAGGAGTGGGCAGGAGAACGCAGCGCAAGGTGCCGAAGCAGCTGCTGCTCGTCGGCGGAAAGCCCATGCTGGTCCACTCGCTTGAGAAGATCGAGGACATCCCCCAGATCGCGAGCGTTGTCATCCCCTGTGCTGACGAGGCGATCGAGAAGACCAGGTACGTGCTCGACGCATGGGGCTACGATGGGGCGAAGTACCGCATCGTCGAGGGCGGGGCGACCCGGCACGAGTCCGTGTCGGGGGGCCTGTCCAGCCTTTCGGGCTGCGACTACGTGATCATCCACGAGGCGGCGCGCCCGTTTGCGGCCAAGGCCGACTTCCTGCGGCTTGTGGAGATCGAGGACCGCAATGCGACCCTGGGCGTGCCGATCCCCTTCACCGTGGCGGAGGTCGACAAGACCGGCAATCTGAGCGGGGCCCTCGACCGCTCCGCCTTGGTCAACGTCCAGCTTCCCCAGATATTCGAGTACGCGACGCTGGCCGCCGCGCATGAGAAGGCGGCGCAGGCGGGAAGGCAGTACACCGAGGACGCGAGTCTTTTGCACGACCAGCTCGGAGTTGCCGTTCGCATAGTGGAGGGCAGCGCAACCAATATAAAAATCACCTACCCGTCCGATTTGGTGATCGCGGAGTCCATCTATAGGAGCTTTGTGATAGGAGGGGCCGATGACTAG
- a CDS encoding LicD family protein: MQEMTLGEIQKTCLGLLKELGAFCNAHGLQYFLIGGSALGAVRHGGFIPWDDDVDVGMPREDYESFCQSYADGDTFKLSLLGKTEGYFNPFAKLCDARTKYEEPTSKSISQGVFIDVFPIDYVCESQAAIKRAMVRKRLYNYAFTTRLDAQKYRNEAIPKRILRRAMSKAYAMRDPVAASEAVASSIASAEPTSRAMNIWGAWNEREVMDAEWFGEGATFRFEDMDCPIPSEWDRYLSRLYGDYMSPPKSPPHSHGLAFRIED; encoded by the coding sequence ATGCAGGAAATGACATTAGGGGAAATCCAGAAAACTTGCCTAGGGCTTCTCAAAGAGTTGGGTGCCTTTTGCAATGCGCATGGGCTTCAGTATTTCCTCATCGGCGGCTCCGCTTTGGGGGCGGTGCGCCATGGTGGGTTTATCCCGTGGGATGACGACGTCGATGTGGGGATGCCCAGGGAGGATTACGAGTCGTTCTGCCAGTCCTACGCAGACGGCGACACGTTCAAACTGTCGCTTTTGGGCAAAACGGAAGGCTACTTCAACCCCTTCGCCAAGTTGTGTGACGCCCGCACGAAATACGAGGAGCCGACTTCGAAAAGCATCAGCCAAGGCGTCTTCATAGACGTATTCCCGATCGATTACGTATGCGAATCCCAGGCGGCCATCAAAAGGGCGATGGTCAGGAAGCGCCTGTACAACTACGCGTTCACGACTCGGCTCGACGCCCAGAAATACAGGAACGAGGCGATTCCGAAGCGGATCTTGAGGAGGGCGATGAGCAAGGCGTACGCGATGCGCGACCCCGTCGCCGCTTCGGAGGCCGTCGCTTCGAGCATTGCCAGCGCGGAGCCCACTTCGCGGGCGATGAATATCTGGGGGGCATGGAACGAGCGTGAAGTCATGGATGCGGAGTGGTTTGGCGAGGGGGCGACGTTCCGGTTCGAGGACATGGATTGCCCGATCCCCTCCGAATGGGACAGATACCTCTCCAGGCTGTACGGGGACTACATGTCCCCTCCCAAAAGCCCGCCGCACAGCCACGGACTCGCTTTTCGGATCGAAGACTAG